In Gemmatimonadota bacterium, the genomic window CTTCGGAGACCTGCTGGTCCAGCATCGCCCCGAGCGGCGTGACGACGAACATGTACGCCGACCGGGAATCCATGAAAGTGTCGAGAATGATCTGGAAATTGTCCTCGTCGAGGATTCGATTGCCGTCGCGGCGGAGCTCCGTGGCCACGACCCCGCCCGGATCCGAATCGTAGGCGCGCAGCCCAAAAAAGAGCGTCGCGCCGTCGTACATGACGAGCACTTCCGTCCGCTCGGTGGCGGGTTCGCCCTCGGCCGGCTCCTGTTGGACGAAGTCCCGGACCTCCGCCGCTCGCTCCCAGGACGGGTCGCTCAGGTCACCGTCGATTTCCGGGCGTTCCGAGACACGGGCCGCCGCGATGGTGAAGTTCGCGCGGTTGGTGGTGGCGGCCGCTTCGGGAGCGGCCGAACCCTCGTCGGCGGCCGGATGGTCGTGCTCCTCGACCTGTTGAAGGGCAAATGCCGGCGTGGGGGTGATCCCCGCGGCGAAAAGGCCCAGGCAGAGGAGGGCAGAGGTACCCGTGGGGGCCGGAAAGGGGAGTCTCATAGGGATGGGCGCTGCGCCAGCCTAACCCCGTCGCGGCACGGCATCAAGGCCTGAGGCGCCGTCGTCGCCCCCTTGTGCGGGATCCCCGGAACCACTCGCGAGCCCACCCTGGTTCGGCACCTCGTTCCGGAATACCTTTTCCCCGTTTCGGATCCGCCGCCAGGCGGTCCCAGGGACGACTTCCGCAAAGGTGGGTTGAGGTGAGGGCGACGAGAATTCCCGGCTTGGTGCTTCCTTTCGTCTGTGTCGCCTGCGCGGGAGCTCCGCAAGCGCCTGGGTTGATGGGGCCAGCCGCCCCGTCCTCCATGCCGGAGTCTGCGCGCGAGACGGTAACCGGGACCCGGGCACCCTCGGAGTACCCGTCCCTCGGGTCGGTCGAGGCCGAGCCGGAGCTCGACCTCGTGCAGATGGACCCGAACGAGCCGATGTCTTTTTTTGGCTCGGTGTCGGCCGTCCGATCGTTTCCGGACGGATCCTTTCTCGTCGCGGACGGACGCACGGGGACGATCGGGATCTTCGACCGCGACGGCGCTCTGCTTCGGCGTCTCGGAAGCCAGGGGGAGGAACCGGGGCAGTTTCGCACGCTCACGGCGGTTCCCCTCGTCACGGCGGACAGCGTTTGGGCCTGGGACGAACAGGCGAGCCGGATCACCATTTTTCCGCTCGACGGTGTACAGCCCATCGTGCGGACCGTGTTCGGAAGCACAAGCACGCGTTTCTGGCGGGTGCATGTCCTGGAGGACCGTCGCTTTCTCGCGGTTGCCCGCGCCAGGACGCTCGGGGCCGGTCTCGCCGCGGGGGCGACGGTCGCCCAGCGAGACTCCATCCGCTTCACCCTCTTCGACCCGACAGGCCGGCTGATGGGCCCCGTCCTCGCCATCCCGGGGGAGGAGTGGCTCCAGATGCAGTATGGATCCGCGAGCGACTTCATGATGGCGGTCACCGCCCAGCTCCCGTTGGGACGGGACGCCGCATACGGCGTCCTCGACGACGGGATCGTCGGCGGGCCGAATGACCGGTTCGAGCTTCGGCGTTGGAACTTCGACGGGGAGCTCCTTCGGCTCAGCCGATTCCCGCCGCTTGATGTCGAGCTCACGGACGCGGACGTCGCCGAGCTCAAGGCGGACGCGATCGAGGAAGCCGGAGGTGTCCCTGAGCGCATCGAACACGTCGAGGCGGTATTCGGCCCCGACCTCGTCCCCGACATCCGGCCGGCATTCGAGCGGATCGTCGTCGGCGAGGGAGGGCGCGTCTGGGTCGAGGAATACGATCCCTGGGCCTCGGGAACCAAGCGTTGGTGGCTGTACGACGACCGGACAGGGGAGCTCGTCGGCACTCTGGAGCTCCCCGCCGGCCTGGAGGTACACGAGTTCGGATCGGACGATGTGTTGGGCGTTTTCCGCGACGAGACGGGACTCGCGCATGTGAGGCGCCACGCCCTTCAGCTGCGGGTCCCGTGATGCAGAGCCGAATCCCCTGACCGTGAGGAAAACATGAGCTGGAGCCGCCGCGATTTCATGAAGGTCTCCGCCCTCGGCCTCGCCGGGAGCGCCCTCGCAGGGCCGTCGAGTCTCCTCGGGAGGACGCGGGCAGAATTCGTCCCGCTCCGTCGCAACGTGGGCATCTTCACTGAGAGGGGAGGGACGGTCGGATGGCTGATGAACGCGGACGGGGTCGCGATCGTGGACTCCCAGTTCGCGGACACCGCCCCACTGCTCCTGGAGGGGGTCCGCGCACGCACGACGCTCCCGATCGACGTCCTGATCAACAGCCACCATCACCCGGATCACATCGGAGGGAACGCGGTCTTGCGTCCCGCCGTGGGGAGGATCGTCGCTCACGAGCGGTCGCTGGAGAACCAGCGGCGCGTGGCCGGTCGTGCGAGCACTCCGCCGGATGAAGGCGCCTTCCCCGACACGACATACACCGACGAGACCTCGCTCTCCATCGGCGACGAAACGATCCACCTGAAGCATTACGGCCCCGCGCACACGGGCGGGGACAGCGCGATTTACTTCGAGCAAGCGAATGTCGTCCATCTCGGGGACCTCCTGAACAACCACGGATGGCCCAACATAGATGCCGGTGCGGGCGGGACCGTACACGGATGGGTGCAGGTGATCGAGACCTTCCTTCCCATTTACCCCGCGGACGCGATCTACATCTTCGGGCACAACGAAGCGGGCGCACCGCCCACGGGTACGCGGGAGGACGTCTCCTTCCAGCGGGACTATTTCCTGGCGGTGATCGGGGTCGCGGAACGGGCGCTCGCGGCCGGAAGTTCGCGCGAAGCGGCGATCGCGCTCACGGCGTTGCCGGGCTTCGAGTTCGGAGGTACGGCGTCACGCCTTCCGCTGGCGGTGGGC contains:
- a CDS encoding MBL fold metallo-hydrolase codes for the protein MSWSRRDFMKVSALGLAGSALAGPSSLLGRTRAEFVPLRRNVGIFTERGGTVGWLMNADGVAIVDSQFADTAPLLLEGVRARTTLPIDVLINSHHHPDHIGGNAVLRPAVGRIVAHERSLENQRRVAGRASTPPDEGAFPDTTYTDETSLSIGDETIHLKHYGPAHTGGDSAIYFEQANVVHLGDLLNNHGWPNIDAGAGGTVHGWVQVIETFLPIYPADAIYIFGHNEAGAPPTGTREDVSFQRDYFLAVIGVAERALAAGSSREAAIALTALPGFEFGGTASRLPLAVGIAYDELAAMRR